The region CCGCGTTGCCCTGCGCGAAGAGCAGCTGGCTCACCCTCACCGCCTTGTACACGAAGGTGGAGAGGGACTCCAGCTCCCGGTTGCTCATCGCCCAGAACAGGTCGTAGACCCGGTAGGCGTCGAGCGTCCGGAAGAGTACCGCCACCAGGATGGCGGGCTTCAGCAGCGGCAGCGTGATGCTGAAGAACCGCTGCAGCACGTTCGCCCCGTCCACCTTGGCCGCCTCGTAGACGTCGCCGGGGATGACCTGCAGCCCGGCGAGCAGGAGGAGCGCCATGAACGGCGTGGTCTTCCACACGTCCACCAGGATCGCCGCGATCAGCAGCAGCGTCCTGTCGGAGAGAATGGGCTGGCTGATGATCCCGAGGGCGTTTGCGACGTAGTTGATGATCCCGACCTGGTCCTGGAACATCAGCCGCCACATGACCGCAGAGATCACCGTGGGGAACGCCCAGGGGACCAGCACCGCGGCCCGCACCAGCCCGCGCCCCCGGAAGGCCCGGTTTATGGCCAGCGCTATGCCGAGCCCGATGATGAACTCCAGCCCCACGCTGACCACCGTGAAGATCACGGTGTTGGTGAGCCCCTCGATGAAGTCGTCGTTCTGGAACATCTCGATGTAGTTCTCGAGCCCCACGAAGGCCCCGGTGTTGGTCACCGTGGCCTGGTGCAGGCTCAGCCATATCGAGGAGACGACCGGGAAGAAGGCGACGACCAGGATGATGAGGAGCGTCGGCAGCACCATGTAGTAGGCGAGCCGCCGCTCGGGGTTGGAGAACTCCTCCCGCAGGATGCCTCCCCGCCGCTTTCTCTTGCTCTGGGTCTGGGTGGTCACCCTTCACCTCCCTTGTTCTCGGCGGTCCGGCCTAGCTTCCCTGCTCCACGATGTTCTGCAGCTCCTCCTGCAGGGTCTTTATGGCCTGCTCGGGGGAGACCTCGCCCTTGAGGGAGGCGTTGAACTGCTCGGCCATCCTGAGCGACATGTCCGAGTAGTACGGCGAGACCGGGCGCGGCCTGGTGCTGAGGATGGCCTCCTTGCCGAGCGCTATGACCGGCACCTTGTCCAGGATCTCCTGGTCCTCGTAGAGCTCCTTCAGCGTGGGGAGGAAGGAGCCCTCGAGCGCCCGGAACTTCTGCTGCTCGGGGGCGGTGGCGAACTGGATGAACTCCCAGGCCGCGTTCTGGGTCTCCTCGTCCATGGCGGCGTTGATGTAGAAGTTCCAGCCCCCGAGCCCGCTCACGCTCTCCTGCCCCTCGGCGGCGGGAAGCCGGGCTATGTCTATCTGCTCGGGCTTTATCTTGGACTGCTTGGGGTCGCTGGAGAGGGCGTAGACGTAGGGCCAGTTGCGCATGAAGACGGCATCCCCGTTCAGAAAGGCGGTGTGCGACTCCATCTCGGCGTAGTTGACCACCGCCTCTGGCGCCACCCCTTCCTCCACCATGCTCCGCTCGGTCTTCAGCCCCGCCACCGACTCGGGGCTGTCTATGATGACCTTCGTGGGGTCCTCCGGGTCCAGCACGTCCCCCCCGTGCGTCCAGATGTACTCGAGACCGTCGACGACGCCCCCCTCGTAGTCGGCGCCCTGGAAGACGAAGCCGTCCCTGGTCCCGGAGTCCTGCTTGACACGCAGTGCCATCTCCTTGAGCTCGTCCCAGGTCTTTGGGGCTTCGGAGAAGCCGCTCTTCTGCAGGAGGTCTTTGCGGTAGTAGAGCATGCCCGCGTCGGTGAACCAGGGGACCCCGTAGACCTTGCCCTCGTAGGTGTTGGCCTGGATGGGGCCGTCGAGGAACTTCTCTCTCTCGGACTCGGGGAAGCGGTCGGAGAGGTCCACGATCCAGCCGTTCGCCGCGAACTGGGCCGGCCAGATCACATCCCCCCCGATGAGGGCTATGTCCCCCCCGCCGGCCTGGAACTGGGTTCTGAGGCGGTCGAAGTACTGCTCGGTCTGGGCCGGCATCTCCCGCCAGTTGGCCTTGTACTCGCCCTTGTACCGCTCGTTGAACCTCCTGACCAGCTCCTGCAGGGTCCCCGAGGGGTCGGGGCCGAAGGAGAAGTTGAATAGGATGCTGCCGTCCTCCGCCCGCTGCGGGCCTCCCCCGTCCCCGCCGCAGGCCGCGCTCCCGAGCAGCGCCGCGCCCGCGAGCGAGGCCCCGCCGAGCCTGAGGAACTCCCTCCGGCCTAGTCTGCGGCGGAGAACCCCGCCGGTCTTCTCCGCCCTTCTCCTCTCCTCCACGGTGTGCCGCTCCTTTCCATCTCGTTGGGTCCGCGCCGGGCTCCCCGGCCCGCTACAGGATGGCCTTCTCGGTCTCCGGGTCGAAGAGGTGGACCTTGGAGGAGTCGATGACCAGCAGAACCTTGTGGCCCTCCCGGGCGTCGCTCTCCGCCGAGACCCTGGCCACCATCAGCTCGCCGCTCTCCCCGCCGCCGGCGGCCTCCGACTCGGCGCCCCCGTCGCCGGTGCCGACCTCGGCCTCCATCTCGTCGATGGTCCGGGTGTGGGCGTGCTGCTCCCGGGGCACGTCGAAGTAGACGTACTTCTCGCTGCCCATGCTCTCTATGACCTGCGGCTCGACCTCTATGGTGCTCTCCCGGGCGCCCGCCTCCTCGGCGAACCGGGCGTCCTCTATGTGCTCGGGCCTTATCCCCAGGACGACCTCCTTGCCGGCGTAGGCCTCCAGCTCCCTGCCGCGCTCCCTGGCGAAGCGTACGGCCTCCTCGTGGATGGGGACCCGGGTCCGGCCGAAGGTCGCCACAAAGCCAGAGTCCTCCCTCTCCAGGCGCGCCATGATGAAGTTCATCGCCGGAGAGCCGATAAACCCGGCCACGAAGATGTTCTCCGGGTGGTCGTACATCTCCTGCGGCGGGGCTATCTGCTGCACCACCCCGTCCTTGAGGACCACGATCCTGTCGGCCATCGTCATGGCCTCGGTCTGGTCGTGGGTGACGTAGATGGTGGTGGTCCCGATCCTGTTGTGCAGCTTGGCGATCTCGGTGCGCATCTGCACCCTGAGCTTGGCGTCCAGATTGGAGAGGGGCTCGTCCATGAGGAAGGCCTTGGGTTCCCGGACGATGGCCCGCCCGAGCGCGACCCGCTGCCGCTGGCCGCCGGAGAGCGCCTTGGGCTTGCGGTCCAGAAAGCGCTCTATGCCGAGGATGCGCGCCGCCTCCTCCACCCGCCGGTTTATCTCGTCCTTGGGCATCTTCCGGAGCTTGAGCGCGAAGCCCATGTTCTCCCTGACGTTCATGTGCGGGTATAGCGCGTAGTTCTGGAAGACCATGGCGATGTCGCGCTCGCGCGGCGGCTTGTCGTTGACGAGCTCGTCGCCGATGAAGATCTTGCCGCTGGAGATGTCCTCGAGCCCGGCGATCATGCGCAGCGCCGTGCTCTTGCCGCACCCCGAGGGCCCGACGAAGACCACGAACTCCCCGTCGGGGATGTCGAGGTTCATGTCCCTGACCGCGACTACGTCCTCTCCGTAGACTTTGGTGACGTTCTCGAGCGTTACCTCAGCCATCTCTCCTACCTCCTCCTCTCCAAAAGAGACAGAGCCGCCCGCCTCCGGCAACCCC is a window of Rubrobacter xylanophilus DSM 9941 DNA encoding:
- a CDS encoding carbohydrate ABC transporter permease yields the protein MTTQTQSKRKRRGGILREEFSNPERRLAYYMVLPTLLIILVVAFFPVVSSIWLSLHQATVTNTGAFVGLENYIEMFQNDDFIEGLTNTVIFTVVSVGLEFIIGLGIALAINRAFRGRGLVRAAVLVPWAFPTVISAVMWRLMFQDQVGIINYVANALGIISQPILSDRTLLLIAAILVDVWKTTPFMALLLLAGLQVIPGDVYEAAKVDGANVLQRFFSITLPLLKPAILVAVLFRTLDAYRVYDLFWAMSNRELESLSTFVYKAVRVSQLLFAQGNAAAVFVFVTSFLIALLFIKGFGMQTSTGD
- a CDS encoding ABC transporter substrate-binding protein — translated: MEERRRAEKTGGVLRRRLGRREFLRLGGASLAGAALLGSAACGGDGGGPQRAEDGSILFNFSFGPDPSGTLQELVRRFNERYKGEYKANWREMPAQTEQYFDRLRTQFQAGGGDIALIGGDVIWPAQFAANGWIVDLSDRFPESEREKFLDGPIQANTYEGKVYGVPWFTDAGMLYYRKDLLQKSGFSEAPKTWDELKEMALRVKQDSGTRDGFVFQGADYEGGVVDGLEYIWTHGGDVLDPEDPTKVIIDSPESVAGLKTERSMVEEGVAPEAVVNYAEMESHTAFLNGDAVFMRNWPYVYALSSDPKQSKIKPEQIDIARLPAAEGQESVSGLGGWNFYINAAMDEETQNAAWEFIQFATAPEQQKFRALEGSFLPTLKELYEDQEILDKVPVIALGKEAILSTRPRPVSPYYSDMSLRMAEQFNASLKGEVSPEQAIKTLQEELQNIVEQGS
- a CDS encoding ABC transporter ATP-binding protein; protein product: MAEVTLENVTKVYGEDVVAVRDMNLDIPDGEFVVFVGPSGCGKSTALRMIAGLEDISSGKIFIGDELVNDKPPRERDIAMVFQNYALYPHMNVRENMGFALKLRKMPKDEINRRVEEAARILGIERFLDRKPKALSGGQRQRVALGRAIVREPKAFLMDEPLSNLDAKLRVQMRTEIAKLHNRIGTTTIYVTHDQTEAMTMADRIVVLKDGVVQQIAPPQEMYDHPENIFVAGFIGSPAMNFIMARLEREDSGFVATFGRTRVPIHEEAVRFARERGRELEAYAGKEVVLGIRPEHIEDARFAEEAGARESTIEVEPQVIESMGSEKYVYFDVPREQHAHTRTIDEMEAEVGTGDGGAESEAAGGGESGELMVARVSAESDAREGHKVLLVIDSSKVHLFDPETEKAIL